A stretch of DNA from Besnoitia besnoiti strain Bb-Ger1 chromosome II, whole genome shotgun sequence:
GGTGGTACGGGACGGCTTCTCTGAAACAGGCGAGAAGCCCGCGGCGACCAGCGAAAAGTTTCATAATGCTCAAGACAGGAGGAGCGATGGAAGtgaagcgcgcgaagaagtgGGTCTCGAGTCGACGGTCACTCTCTCTCGTGGGAGGGGGATCCCTTGGGGAGGCGGTCGAGCAGAGAAGGGGAGCGTCTCCTGAGAAGTGCTGGCAGAAGCGCTCCCGACAGGACACGGGGTGTCTGGGGCTCGGTAGCTCATCCAGGTTCTCTGACACGGCGGAAAACTGCGAGTGTATTTCTGGCAGTTGTATTTCTCATGGCCAGCGCATGGGTAAAGTGCCTGCGCATTTTGCCAGTGTCCGGCACCCCACGTCCGAAGGTGGGTGCCTCTCGCAGACGCcctggagagagcgacaaGGGGCGTCTCCCCTCTGAGTGCGCCGCTTTGACAGGGTCCACAACCGGGGCGCAGGGTGGGGGCGGCGACCAACAGGCTGGGGCTGGAGGAGCTGACCCTGTCGTATCCGGCGTgccagaagaagaggcaggacTGGCACCGCCCACAACACAAGCTCGATCGGAGTCAGCGGGCCGAGAGACACAACCGGAATCTGGTGGGAGTGACTTTTCGGCGCCGTCTCATTTTCTTCCGGGATCGTCGTCTTTTGGCAGCCAAGACACCCGTGGAAGAGAGACGGGCGAAGGTGAACCGGGTGACCATGGCTCGCACGAACCaacaggcggcgcggatcATATGCCCCCTGTTTTTACAGAAGACGCCGGGGAAGGTCTCAATATATTGGAGGGCTTGTCTTCGCGTCTACGCGAGGACCGCCCCGCAGGGGGGcgccgagaggagacacagggACCTTCGCATAATTTGTCTGTGGGGAAGGATTCCTCATCACGGCGTCGACGTCGAACGAGAAAAACAGGCGGCCACTCTAGTGCCTCGTCCGTGGTGTCAAGGTTGTCGTCTTCTACGGCTACGGCGCTTCCTACCTCTTGGGTGTGGAGCGTAAGCGATGGGAGTGTGCACAGGACGGGAAACACTGAAACTGTCGAACAAGTTTCAGATGTCGGGTTGAGTACACCATTCTTCTCGATTCTAGGTGAGCAGGACCGGACAGCCCCCCCAAGCAGCCCAACGTCGCCGGATGTGTCTCCTCCGGTTCAGTTCCTAGCACATGGGTACACAGGGGGATCCAAAGGAGCAacggcgtcctcgcccgtCGAGCATGCTCCGCTTCCCCGCCTGACCACATCGTCCCTGTCAGGGTCAGGCGGTGGACTCAGTCCACAGGGTAGGACATGGGATCCATTCTTCGACGCAACTGCAGAACCAGCTGCACTGTGGGCGGGTCTACAGCAAGGTGAGTCTCAGGTGGACGCTGGTGCATTCACCGAGGCCCCTCGCATTTCCTGGGGACGATCGGCGCAGGATTTTGGAATACCCAGTGACAGATCTCCACACATTTCCAAACGGTTAGCtgacccgccgccgctgactCTGCGGCTGGAACGTGCGAAGAGAGTCGAGACTGAGGAGACTACTAAGGAGAGCCTTATACCCGTCGCAATTGGGTCAATTCCACGTGCGGCGGAGCCTCCCTCAACTCTTCCAGGCGCGTTAGTGTGGCCAGACCCCCTTGAGGAGATGGTAGAGATGCTGAAATCGAAAATGCAGCGTGCGCAGATGCCAACCAAACGGGGTGCACGCCTCACCCGGAGGCATCAGAGGTTCATTGCGGAGTTCTCCCGTCTCAATATCGAGGTCGCCAAGCGCCGCAAGGCTCAATTAGAGCATAGTCTTACCATGTTAGAGCCCAGAAGCCCGGTTCCCACTGGTGGCAGCGAAGCAGGTCAGAGGGCGCAAACAAGAGACCTTTTAGATGGAACCTTAAGTCGTGCCGCCCTCCGGGAACTGGCTAACATGTTCGAGTTGCAGCGTTTGAACCTCACGAGCCGAGATGACCGGCGCGACCCCGTCGTGAAACGAGAGCGTCGGCGCGTGATAATGTCGGCATTGcgagtggcggcgcggcttcagCAAGCTCAAGACACAGCCAGTGAAGACGACAGTAAGTCAGACAGTGATTCCAATGAATGGCCAGGAAGCCGGTCCCCACTCGTGTTTATGTCTCAACCTCTTGATGAGTCGCTGAAAGAGGGTGCACCAAAACCAGTTCCAGACCAACGGAAGGAAGTTTTTACAAGCTCAGGTCCGCCTGGTATGATGAAGTCAGACAGGAGGGTCAGCCCTTGGCTGGCGGAACCACATCAGAAGGAGCAATGGCATGTGAAGGGCTGGGAACAAGTTAGCGCCTTGAAGGACGCGGAGAtaaagaaggcggcgcagaggaggcacgcgcgccgcaggctttGGCGGCAGCGCCCAAGTTCCCTCTCATCCATtgcggaagaagcagctgATGAACTTGAGTAGATGACAGTCAAAAGTTCATGGCAACGCCGATGGGTACAGGTGTTTTATAGAGTGTAAACTGAAGCAGTGTGGCACGGTGGGACGACCCAGTGTGATCCGTTCGGTTGACGTTGTGACCTGAAGGTGAAGGAAAGGATGAGTTCTGATTTTATCCACCCCGTGAAACTGCACGTTTGCCTCTGTTCGTCCAAGACATGTTCATTTTTGTTGTGTGCTTGCGCTAGCCGTGTGTGGATGCGCCTCGTTTCAAGTCAATAGCGCAGCTTTCTAATTTGGTCGGCCCCGCAGGACGTGCGCACCTAGGGAGACATTATGTTGTCCGCACAGCGGCGGTCAAGACAGTATGTACAGAATACACCACGTTGATGATTCGACAGATGGGTATGGTCAGTGTGCGGGCTTGGTCTTCGGTGTGCGATTTTTTCCCAGTAAAAGGCGCCCTTCCAGGGAGCTCTCTGGGTCTGTGAAGTTTCTAAGCAACAGCCTGCTTCGCATACTTTTTTCACAGGGGGCAGAGCGCGTTCCCTTGCGTATTTTTGAAGAATATATTTCCCCTGCGCGATCTGCTGACTGTTTCACGAAGGTCCACTATATATGTTTTGAGTGAGGGACGCATCTCAGGTGAGGCTCGCTACCGGATTAAATTTTGCGCGTTAGCAACACGCTGCCGTGTGAACACAGAATCACATGACGGGGTAGCGGTTACACTTCGTGGTCGACGAGTATGTGACTACACTACATGCGCATGTGTGAAACATCTGTCAGTTTCCCGCCCCGGTTTAAGCGCATCGACAATCGAGCTGTGGGTATCCGCTGTTGACGCCAATCTAGTGGTCGGCGCGACTCCTGCATAATTCGCCAATCCAGACAGGATGCGTTTTGAAGAAACTCAACCATAGTCGTTTGGCAAGCTCTCTCAGGCAAGCAAGGACAGAAAAACCGCCTCACTGTTCGTAGGTGTCCGCCCCTTGCAAGGGACTCGCTGCTTACACGCCTGCCGGACATGTGGCCAGCCCACCCGCTCCCAGTTTCTGCGCTCCCGGGTGTTGCGTCCGTCAGCCAGACACGCGTTCGCGAGACCCGCTCCCTTCAAGGGAATCTACAACGACCTGTAATGGGAACTCCCAGGAAGAGTGGGCCACCTACAGAAGAGCACGTGCTTGTCAATTTGCTGTTTCGTTCTCGCCTGTTAATTATAAATACTCTGCAAACGCGTTGAGCCGTGGGAGGCACGAGTCGCGAATCTttgcgcgcggctcttcccATGCTTGCATCAAAGAATAGAAGAAGGGTTCCTCGGGGGTGAGGCTCCCGACTCTCCGCTAAGTACATTCCCTCGCAGCGCTGAGTTGCCATCTGGTGTGAATGATGCGTTTCTTTGGTCTGTCACCTGCCAGCGTCTCACACACGTGCCCCAGCGTGAGGCCACCCGCCGAATGACTCACCAGGACTACCCGGACTACTGGATCTTGTAGTTTAGGGTTTATGGATGTTGCTCGCCACCCATGGTGCCAGGCCTTCGTCATTTCCTCATATAGCCTGCGGAAGCCGCTGAGGAACAACTGCTTTCGGGGGAGTGACTTGGAACCGGGCACGGCAGGCTTCGATGAGACGAGGAGGATGCATCCCATACGTATTGCTGTCACGCATGGGTGACAGCAAATACGCTGACCCGGTCGTCATGCGAAACGCGTGCCTTGGATTATTCTGTGTGCGTTGGCGCCTTAACCCTGCGTGCTTCAGTGTTTTTCTCGCTATTTGGACTGTGGATCAGTCGGTTCAATGGAGGACTTGATGCTTGCCGGCGACCCGGTGCGAGCATCTTGATGCATGAAGGCCCCAGCAGGTTCAACCTCATGCCAGCAACGGCCGCTCGCCCCTCACCGTCTCTCAgtgcagaggaagaaaacacATTGCACGCTGAAGTCCAGGCTGGCCATGAGAGTGACACGGTGCGAAACAGTGCCtacgcggcgcaggaggtcTCATTGTCGACCGGTGCGCGACGGTGGGCTGTTCACCAACGTGAgcacgaagacggcgacgagccgATGTCCTCCGTGGAGACCGGGAAACCGtggcagacgccgccctcCAACGATGGGCAGTTGCTGCAATTGGCAGAAAATAGTGGTCGCAGTCGGCGGGAATCGGTCCGGGGGGTGTTGAGAAGGAACGGGGGACGAAGTCGAGCATCGGGGAAGAATGGTCGCAGTCGGCAAGTTAACAATTCCGTTTCTGCGCCCCTGACGCGGCGTCTTTTTGGCGCTTGCAGTGGTCTTATTCTCCAACCGCGCGGGGGCGAAGTGTCTGCTAACCTGGCCAGCTCGCAGCTCTTCAAGTCTGGTGTCGGGAGGCGCTGTCAGGCGCACTAGTTTCGATGAAGGCAGTTCAGGTTCGTCGTCTTGGGAGTGTGACTACAGACGCAGCTCAGAAATTGAAACTGGAAGCTGGGGAGCGGAAGGGGGGATGACGGCATCTACGATTCGTTGTCTGGAGATGGCGATGATCCGTTTGTGTCCGACCTTGTCTTCATCAAGACTTCGAGGACGTCAGCTTCCGgcgggagcagcggcgcaccGCCACTCTCAGACGCGAGCCCCCAGTCCGTAGTTGTGGCCTCGGCGGGGGAGCCCctcagcggagaggcgggtTCCTGTGGTCGTGAGGGGGGGGACAATCGTGACGACGGGTCTGAGAGTCAAGGGCCAGCTGAAAGTAAGGTGGATGGCGAACGGCTGTTGCCAGTGCGACGGGGTATGGCAGTGGCGTGTCCCAGCTTGACGGAGCGGGGAAGCACGACAGCCCTGACGGTCTCCCACATGAGCACAACAGCATTTCATTGCTGGCCAGTCACCTCGCTGACACATGGAACCTGCTGAGCCAACCTAGTGCCCCTTCGGCTGATAAAGCGGAGGACTCGCTCGACTCATCATCTGACAGCAGAAGCCAACACTCAAGTGATAGCGTGTCAGCCTCGACCAGAAGGTCATCGCGAGCCTCGTCCCTCTTCAGTGCGTCCTCCGGGAAGCTCCAAAATGGGTTAGGGCCAGTCGACGAGTAAGACGAATGAGCCGCAGACAGTGCAAAGTAGCTGATTCGGAGTGCCATCTCGGACACTTGCGATAGAGGCCCGCAGACGCATGTACGCTGGCCGGGCTGTGACTCGATCATAGGGCGTTCCTCCGCTCGGCCGGTACCGCGCGGCGACCCACAAAGTCTAAACGTCGCGGGACATCTTCCACCCTGAAGGTTATTCCACAGGGGAAGAGATGTGTTGCTAGCACGCATCGTATCACGAGTGAGGAAGTGTGCTGCCAACTGCCTGGCCGTCAATTGTTTGAAGAGCTCGCGGTTTTCCCTCGAAGGCTTGCAAGCAATGGATGGCCCGGAGCTACGTAGGGGACCCTAAAACTGGTGCTTCAACATATGCTGAAATTTGGCACCACTGTAAGACATAATCAGGCTAGCTGTTGAAGCCGAGATTTGGCTCTGCAGCGACACATCTGCGCAATGGCAGTTTTGAACAATGTTGATTTCCAGAGCGCCGTATAATCCCACCAaccgcctgctgcagggGCCCCGCGTACGAGGAAGAGCCTGGGTAATGAACGCAACGCAATGAACGCTGCCCGCAAGCATGCGGTGGACCCCGAAGTAGCACTGGTATTATCATTTCCGTGGAAAGGCAAGTGCTGCCAAAGAGGAATTTGACACCCTTGCAAGCGAGAGTGCTTGAAAGTTTCGCGGACACATGTGCTGACTTGTCAATTGATGTGGGCCAGGTGTCAATCTCAGTGCCGCTCAGCAGCCTCTGAGCCCACATACTGCAGCCAATCCGTAGTGTGGATAAACTGAACTTCGAGCGTGAACGCCAGCCGAAGACGTACAGGGCCAAGGTCTTTGTGGTGTAACGGGCAGTAGTAGGCTGGTAACATGCAAAATTCAATGCCGGGTTCCCTCTTAACCAGCGCAGTGGGCCTCTCGCCGGGCCGGCTCCTGCTTTGAAGAGTGCTTCAGCGCAGCGTTCCCACCGGTTCCGTGAAGGGCAGAGATGATGGGTTTTTTGGTTACGTTTGGTTCGTAGTCATGTCACAGTGTTTTCATGCTGCTCTGATGCAAAGTCGTGTCCTGCCCTGGTCCAAGTGTGGCTTTCTGTATGATCACAGGTTCCGAAGAGGGTCTACACGTGCAGGCAGGGGCTACTTACCAAGTCGCCGACTAACGAGCACTGCAGTCCCCTTCACTATGTTGTGGCTGTCTCTTGAGTATGTCGTTCGTGTCCACGTACGTGACAGCTGGGGTTTTTCTTAACAAGCTTGGCGAGGCCACATACATTCTTCTCGCGTATCTAAGCGTCTGTTATGGAATGTACCGCAGAGAAGCCGACGAGGCAGGCATTCGCAGTTTAGTTTAGCAAGGCAACTCTTCGATTTCTGAGTAACAAGGTGCCGGCAGGCCCTCATTCCGCAAcaacgcgccgcggcgcccagtGGACGTACTTCTACTCCCTCAAATGTCTCGGGTTTTCGTTTCCCACGGCCTAGCATGCGTTGGACACCAAGTGCCAACTAACAGGGGTATTCGAAAAGGCAACAAGGCGACGGATACGTACCTATGCGACGGATACGTATCTTTGCGATGCTGCAGATCAGAGCGATTCCCAGCCTCCCTGGCCACGTCTCTAGGCAAGAGTCCATTAGTAACCGTGTCAACTATACGAAAAGTAGTAGAGCAAAGTTCACGATTGTTCATGGGACTAGCGGTTAGCTCGGGGTTCAGGCACCGAGTTCCCCCTGTCTTCAGTCCCAGTCTGCAGTCCCCAGCGACTCCGTGCTGCGCTGTTTACCCTTGTCGACGAGCTCGACGTGCCCGCTCGCGCGTTATCAAGATCAGCATCGTAGTTTTCAGATCCGCAGGACTCGTCCGCTGCACTACACCTGAGGTGACTCTGCCACACACGCTGAATATATATACTGCTGATCCATTCCTATGCAGGCGCCGGACCGCAGAATACGTGCGCCATCCGCAGTGTCGTTTGCTCCTCGTATCCGCTGATACCCCGATATCATCTGCGGCATCGAGCGTGCTCAACTAACCCCTAAAGTACCAACGATTGTCGCAGCAGACAAGTCAAACAGACACACTTCGTGTGCAGCGAATCAAAGGAGCGTGGACAAAAGGCAGGCTGTaatcgctctctctctgccgcagacgcgaaatGGGGGCATAGGTAGGGTGTGTGACTTGCaaagcgccggcagcgcaaCGGGTTTTCGGCATCATCTCCAACGATCGTAAGTGGCTGTGGCTGGAGAACAACAGAGGGAAATGACTGCACCGAGCGTATCAGTGCGCACCCTGAAGTCATTCGAGGCCCGTCAGGGGCGCTGCTGAGGATTTTTGTGGCCGTGGCGTTGCTCAAAGACGCGCTGTatcttctccgcttcctaAAAAGAGGGATGCAAAGCCACACAGCGTATCCAGGGATGGGATGTCTTGAAATGTCTAGGTGCGCAAAGCCATTGACAGCTTAGTGAAGCTCTCTCGGAAGGGAACAAGGAGTACCAGCGCACGTACACCGTCGCGCTTGCTTGTTGGATGAAGCCCTCTGGAACTCCGCGTGTGCCGACACGGATGCTTCTTTCGCGTCCCTACTGCAGGAAACCCGTTCGGCAGGTGAGTCGATTATTTTCGCATCCACTTGTGGCCTGCTCCGTCAGAATCGCTATTGACGATCTTCGCGGCCCACTCCAGCGTGGAGCCCACAAACGGCCAGCCGTTTTCATCTACGGCTGCTCAAGACGCTCGAGGGTCTCTTCTGAACCCACCTCCTGTGGAGATATCTTTTTCAAGAGAAGCAGAACCTCGGCGCGTTCGTCCTCGTCGACAACCGCCTCGCCAAGAGCCACGACGGTCCCAagaagctgctgcatgcgcccggGAGTGGCGCTACTGCTCTCCTCAGGGTTCTCTTGCTGGAGCTGAATCACCCAGCGAAGCGGCAAGAGGTGAAtgaaggcgcccgcgagcaaGAGTTGTCGTGAGGGCGGCAAGAGGGCCAGGAGGGGCTTGATGCGGTCGACAAGAATCTCCTGCATGCCCTCACAGCCACACAGACCGCCACCCATGAAGTGTGATGGAGCGCGTAGCCGATGGCACGCGCCGAAACACACTCATTTCTGCGGCAGAGTTTCGGGAGCAGAACGGCTCAACAGCTGGCTGGCCCTCTCTCATGTAGAGGAGGCTAAGCAGGGTTAGAGTCAGCACGCAGGTCACCTGACGGGTCTGAACCTGCAGGCGTTACCTGCATGCAAATgtggagaagcagcgaaTCGCTGAGAATATCCACGAGGCAGGTGCAGCAACCAGCAACCTTGAGAGCACGGTGGAGGTACAGCTGAGTTATCTCctgtcgcgcgtcgctgtcctGGGGGCCATCCGTTCCATCGCCGCCCGCGTTGTCCAACGCTCTGTGATTCTGCTTTGACGACGAAGCCGGTAGACACGACAATGCTTGCTTAACGAACTCGACAGGCAGAAGGGCCGACAGCTGCGCCACGAAGAAGCTCACGAAATCCTGAAGGACTTTCTGCGCAGAAGCCACACGCGCACACTGCAGGATGATGCAAAGCCAGTGGACGCCCAAGCCGGGAAGTTGTGGAGCCCAGAAGACGACAACGTGTGGAGCGCAACTGTCTCCTAGCTGGAAAAGTGCGCCTCCACGTTCACGGGGTGTCGGCCTCTGTCACAGCCCTGTCCGTCCCCACAGTGCCGCGCTTCGACTACATGGCAACTgcgggccgctgcagctgcggagtTGCAGGGCACgaccgcgcgagagcggatACCGACTCGGTGGCAGCTGGAAGAACAAAGAGACTATCTGAAAAACGTCTGTAAAGCATGGGAAAAAGACGGGCGAAGGGCGTATATACGAGTACAAAGATGAGTGTCTTGACGCCTCTTCTGCTTGGCCTGTCACGGGCGAGCCCAAATGCGTACCGTAAGATGTGGCAATGAGTTGTCGTCCCTGAAAAGGAGGAGTTCTCCGAGGAGTTGGGAGGCTCGGTTAACGGAGGTGAACGACGTGATATCCGTACACTtgagggcagcggcgacgcgaggcacgACGCACTGCTTCACGACATCAGACATGATATTGCTGGGATCATACGCATCTGGCGTCGGCTCCCTCTTGCTCTTGTCTtgttcgcttccttctcgcttgCCCTATGAAACACGCGCATACTTGCTGGTAGGTTTGAGGTCGACGCAAGGCtgacgcgcgctgcagcaaaGCGCGCAGGTGCGCGCTCGTCATCTCGCTGACgcaggcggcctcggcgagaGGGTAAACCCCAGACAATTGGCATCTAAGAGCATGTGCGGCAGCAAACAAACTAGCCCGACGCTAGCGAAGCATCCCTCTGGGCTTACAGCGGCTCGTGCGGTGGGTTTCTGCCGTCTCACCTCCTTtggagccgcgcgctcctgcgccACTGCCGCGTTCAGGTCGTCCATTTTCTCGATGAAGAGTCCAAGTTCCGCAAACCAATCGAAGTTTTCGAGAGATGCTTCGCACACCCAGACAgggtctttcttctctttctctcctgccgcctctgcctttcCCGCCGCgttgctggcggcggccgccggagcGATCGCCATCGGGTTCCACCAGAGGAGCTGCCACCGGACCTGCACCTTGATCATGTCGGGGACTTGCTCCAGGACCTTGAGCTGCGCGAACTCGGCGCTGCACCATTTTTTCATTTTCTCGAGTTCCTCGAGGATGGACGCAACGGAGACGAACGCGTCCGAGACGTCCCCCATGACGTccaaggccgccgcgctgaaCTTGCTTCGGTCCTTCCGCAGCCGATGGCccccgtcgtcctcttcgtcttcactcGTCTCCCAGCCCTCCCCTAGCGTCTCTCTCAGCACATGCCACAGCTGCTCACTACCTGCCGGGCCtggtctgtctcctcgcccatCCTCTCCGGTAACCGCCTCACGAGAAGCCGCCCGCCTGCCTAACcccccgcgcatgcgccggagCGCTTTAGCGGCTGAACACGCCGGCGACGTCGACCGGAAGTCTCCGCTGGGCGTCCCGCCACGCGCCTGTCGCTTGGAAagccggcgctcgcgtcgggCCTTCTCGCGGTCGCTCCTCTGAAGCTTTTGCGTGTACTTTCGGCTCCTGCCAAACTCGTCGATGTCTCCGCTCGAGTCCGTGTCGCTCGAACTCTCGCTGGAGCTCTCCacctctccttcgcggcccgctgcgcccccggcgcgtggctgccttctgcgaaacgccacgcggcgcagaTCATCGAactcgaggacgcgccgctcaAACTTGCGGTCGGTGAACTCTCTCTCCATTTCCTCGACAGTCGACTGCGCGAGCTGGACCGCACTCTCTTTGGCGAGAATAAATCCAGAAAGATCTTCTACGAAGATGAGAAAATCCTGCAAGTCGTCCAAACGCTTCCCCAC
This window harbors:
- a CDS encoding hypothetical protein (encoded by transcript BESB_041110) → MASAWVKCLRILPVSGTPRPKVGASRRRPGESDKGRLPSECAALTGSTTGAQGGGGDQQAGAGGADPVVSGVPEEEAGLAPPTTQARSESAGRETQPESGGSDFSAPSHFLPGSSSFGSQDTRGRETGEGEPGDHGSHEPTGGADHMPPVFTEDAGEGLNILEGLSSRLREDRPAGGRREETQGPSHNLSVGKDSSSRRRRRTRKTGGHSSASSVVSRLSSSTATALPTSWVWSVSDGSVHRTGNTETVEQVSDVGLSTPFFSILGEQDRTAPPSSPTSPDVSPPVQFLAHGYTGGSKGATASSPVEHAPLPRLTTSSLSGSGGGLSPQGRTWDPFFDATAEPAALWAGLQQGESQVDAGAFTEAPRISWGRSAQDFGIPSDRSPHISKRLADPPPLTLRLERAKRVETEETTKESLIPVAIGSIPRAAEPPSTLPGALVWPDPLEEMVEMLKSKMQRAQMPTKRGARLTRRHQRFIAEFSRLNIEVAKRRKAQLEHSLTMLEPRSPVPTGGSEAGQRAQTRDLLDGTLSRAALRELANMFELQRLNLTSRDDRRDPVVKRERRRVIMSALRVAARLQQAQDTASEDDSKSDSDSNEWPGSRSPLVFMSQPLDESLKEGAPKPVPDQRKEVFTSSGPPGMMKSDRRVSPWLAEPHQKEQWHVKGWEQVSALKDAEIKKAAQRRHARRRLWRQRPSSLSSIAEEAADELE